Proteins from a single region of Chryseomicrobium sp. FSL W7-1435:
- a CDS encoding S8 family serine peptidase — MSKKKKALLMTMASSLAATTALTGLPVAQAQTVDNNLMDTKVLAPLATPQKALPKIPAKFEQPADVKEIVRVIVELDKAPAIAEATAQGLSYKDLSSSSKASAEAVVEKQQVDVQVAMKKAIGNFDIKQSFTTVFNGFSLEVKAGDVAKIAKLNGVKAVFEATEYKRPEVKPEMVTSKELVQAQLAWDKYDYRGEGAVVAVIDSGIDPAHKDFVLTDDATGEITSEEVSTHVSAGDISGGKYFSAKIPFGYNYMDDNQEVRDIAPGASMHGQHVSGTVGANGDESDGGIQGVAPEAQILAMKVFGNDQNFGSTFGDVYVKAIDDSIKLGADVINMSLGATAGFVDNSNPEQQAVARAKENGLIVSISAGNSDMFGSGFDYNDASDQDYGLTGSPSVSEGSLGVASFENTDIAAVGFSYAADGVDAGEAMFLLANDVQPEDGVNYEVVYANLGQVADFEGLDVEGKFVLVSRGAIAFTEKGLNAQAAGAAGIIVHNNTAGTINMVSDPAIQIPYMSSLQADGLAMKALIDGGADVTVRFDGELISTPNPEAGLMSSFTSWGPTPNLDFKPEITAPGGNIYSTMNDDKYGLMSGTSMAAPHVAGGSALVFERVDNDFNLSGYDRAQRAKNLLMNTAKPVVFDEYDGITELVSPRRQGAGIMQLANALETDVIVYENTTGEGKVALKEIADGQFTFTLTAENFSDTAKEYDVNLQLQTDFAAGFSGRTITAPNEIGSLVLEEGVHYTSDAPETVTVAPNSTQEFTVSVDVTAEPELMEIFTNGFFLDGFLQLTDSTPEEGETENLPTLTVPFFGFNGSWDAAPIFDEDFWLDTSKWGMQGTIATREGNIVPGKTFADESYDETTVAFSPNGDGVFDTALPVFTLKRNVKDFQVNILDKDGKKLRTIGTSKNLRKHYDPSGSSFTFNPLYAWDGKINGKAPVEGEYQIEVKAVIDFPGAEWQSKAYPIKLDVTAPQLSVDVDTTEQTMDLNASDNLSGVDVIEVYVEDALVTTLIADETGAVEAFDYTDVTPGDDVTFVAYDVAGNDTEVTKRVASTPYETNVPNINWLTPDYLAFFDSSEVEFTGTVSDDSGVIAVTVNGENADEFDGTNYAHTLTLPDGVHKVKVAATDEHNNTFDIQRQVGVDTTAPTLDVTAIPKSAPLETEVVTADIQVGDNFDEVRVYVNGDEVFFNELSEPYELKNYSETVEVELPLTEGVNEFEIKVVDVVGLETVENVTVKQSADHGVTVIDVEDIQDQLEDGSGYVSLNLDDLTDGETTTVELTREAVQAMVDAGYSFELIYGEGASYFYSYETLEAWLAADAERYVISVTKNGFIDASNEVATKLAGDYTLEVGLKNGSEVTPVTDLAGMVYVMLTLDKEVNDSRKAAAYHIADNLAQTYSGGFVFEDIIIFLAKKTGTYTAYEKNVTFPDISTHWSKDYVEVLASRTIIAGKTDVSFAPNDNVTRQEFAVLVSRSLSLPLGEYEGTFTDVTEANAWSYQHIEAAYEAGIISGRTDTTFDPTAQITRQEMASMIVRAAEYQFPGFLEEFDTRHKFVDDAEIADWAKEHVKIAYDAGIINGRPDNSFDPRANATRAESATMLYMLLTTLGEF, encoded by the coding sequence GTGAGCAAAAAGAAAAAAGCTTTGCTAATGACCATGGCTTCATCATTAGCAGCAACGACAGCACTTACTGGATTACCAGTTGCACAAGCACAAACTGTCGACAATAACCTGATGGATACAAAAGTCCTCGCGCCACTGGCAACTCCGCAAAAAGCACTACCGAAAATTCCTGCGAAATTTGAACAACCGGCTGACGTAAAAGAAATCGTCCGCGTCATTGTTGAATTAGACAAAGCGCCAGCGATCGCTGAAGCAACAGCACAAGGGTTGAGCTACAAAGATTTATCGTCTTCATCAAAAGCATCTGCAGAAGCTGTTGTTGAAAAACAACAAGTAGACGTACAAGTAGCTATGAAAAAAGCAATTGGCAACTTTGATATCAAACAATCTTTCACTACCGTATTCAACGGGTTCTCCCTTGAAGTAAAAGCAGGCGACGTAGCAAAAATCGCTAAGTTAAACGGAGTAAAAGCAGTTTTCGAAGCAACAGAATACAAACGTCCTGAAGTGAAACCAGAAATGGTAACTTCTAAAGAACTTGTGCAAGCACAGCTTGCATGGGATAAATATGACTACCGTGGAGAAGGCGCAGTTGTTGCTGTTATTGACAGCGGGATTGACCCGGCCCACAAAGATTTCGTCCTAACAGATGATGCAACAGGTGAGATCACTTCTGAAGAAGTATCAACTCACGTATCAGCTGGTGATATTTCTGGAGGGAAATACTTCTCAGCGAAAATTCCTTTCGGTTACAACTACATGGATGACAACCAAGAAGTACGCGACATCGCTCCTGGCGCTTCTATGCACGGGCAGCACGTATCGGGTACAGTTGGAGCAAATGGTGACGAGTCAGACGGCGGTATCCAAGGGGTAGCACCAGAAGCTCAGATCTTAGCAATGAAAGTATTCGGAAACGATCAGAACTTCGGTTCTACATTCGGTGACGTGTACGTAAAAGCAATCGACGATTCAATTAAACTTGGCGCTGACGTTATCAACATGTCACTAGGTGCTACAGCTGGATTCGTAGATAACTCAAACCCAGAACAACAAGCGGTCGCTCGTGCGAAAGAAAACGGTCTCATCGTTTCAATCTCTGCGGGTAACTCAGATATGTTCGGTTCAGGCTTTGACTACAATGATGCATCTGACCAAGATTACGGTCTAACAGGTTCACCATCAGTTTCTGAAGGTTCTCTAGGTGTTGCATCATTTGAAAACACTGACATCGCAGCAGTCGGCTTTAGCTATGCAGCAGATGGAGTGGACGCTGGAGAAGCCATGTTCTTACTTGCTAATGATGTACAGCCAGAAGATGGCGTTAACTATGAAGTTGTTTACGCTAACCTTGGCCAAGTAGCTGATTTCGAAGGACTTGATGTAGAAGGCAAATTTGTCCTAGTTTCTCGTGGAGCTATCGCTTTCACAGAAAAAGGCTTAAATGCACAAGCAGCTGGTGCAGCTGGAATCATCGTTCACAACAATACAGCTGGTACGATCAACATGGTATCTGATCCAGCAATCCAAATTCCTTACATGTCATCTCTACAAGCAGATGGCTTAGCAATGAAAGCGCTTATTGACGGTGGAGCTGACGTAACAGTTCGTTTTGATGGCGAACTTATTTCTACTCCAAACCCAGAAGCAGGCTTGATGTCTTCGTTCACGTCATGGGGTCCAACACCAAACCTTGATTTCAAACCAGAGATCACAGCGCCAGGTGGAAACATCTACTCGACAATGAATGACGACAAATATGGTTTGATGAGCGGTACGTCAATGGCAGCACCTCACGTAGCTGGTGGATCTGCACTAGTATTCGAACGTGTTGACAATGACTTCAACCTTTCTGGTTATGACCGTGCACAACGTGCTAAAAACTTGTTGATGAATACAGCTAAACCTGTTGTCTTTGATGAGTATGATGGCATTACTGAACTAGTTTCACCACGTCGCCAAGGTGCAGGGATCATGCAACTAGCTAATGCACTTGAAACAGACGTAATCGTGTATGAAAATACAACTGGTGAAGGTAAAGTAGCGTTAAAAGAAATCGCTGACGGTCAATTCACATTCACATTGACGGCTGAGAACTTCTCAGACACGGCAAAAGAATATGACGTTAACCTTCAATTGCAAACAGATTTCGCAGCTGGATTCAGTGGTCGTACAATCACTGCACCAAACGAAATCGGTTCACTTGTTCTAGAAGAAGGCGTTCACTATACATCAGATGCGCCTGAAACAGTTACAGTGGCACCAAACAGCACGCAAGAATTCACAGTATCTGTTGATGTAACTGCTGAGCCAGAATTGATGGAAATCTTCACAAACGGTTTCTTCTTAGATGGATTCCTGCAATTAACGGATTCAACTCCTGAAGAAGGCGAAACAGAAAACTTACCAACATTGACAGTACCGTTCTTCGGCTTCAATGGTTCATGGGATGCTGCACCAATCTTCGATGAAGACTTCTGGTTGGATACTTCGAAGTGGGGCATGCAAGGGACTATCGCAACGAGAGAAGGGAACATCGTTCCTGGTAAAACGTTCGCAGATGAGTCATATGACGAAACAACAGTTGCGTTCTCTCCAAACGGTGATGGCGTATTCGATACAGCTCTACCAGTATTCACATTAAAACGTAACGTCAAAGATTTCCAAGTGAACATCCTAGACAAAGACGGCAAGAAATTGCGTACAATCGGTACAAGCAAAAACTTACGCAAGCACTATGATCCATCAGGTAGCTCATTCACGTTCAACCCACTGTATGCATGGGACGGGAAAATCAACGGCAAAGCGCCAGTTGAAGGCGAATACCAGATCGAAGTCAAAGCAGTTATCGATTTCCCTGGTGCTGAATGGCAATCAAAAGCGTATCCAATCAAGCTAGACGTAACAGCTCCTCAGTTATCAGTTGATGTGGATACAACTGAACAAACGATGGACTTGAATGCATCTGACAACCTTTCAGGTGTTGATGTAATTGAAGTTTACGTAGAAGATGCATTAGTGACAACATTAATCGCGGATGAGACAGGTGCAGTTGAAGCATTTGACTACACAGATGTAACACCAGGCGATGATGTAACATTTGTAGCGTATGACGTGGCAGGTAACGATACGGAAGTAACAAAACGTGTGGCTTCAACTCCATACGAAACTAATGTACCGAACATCAACTGGTTGACTCCAGATTACCTAGCATTCTTCGATTCTTCTGAAGTAGAATTCACAGGAACAGTTTCAGATGACTCAGGTGTTATCGCAGTTACTGTTAATGGTGAAAACGCTGATGAGTTCGACGGCACAAACTATGCACACACATTGACACTTCCTGATGGAGTGCACAAAGTGAAAGTGGCAGCTACTGATGAGCACAACAACACATTCGATATCCAGCGCCAAGTTGGTGTCGATACAACAGCTCCAACATTAGATGTAACGGCTATTCCTAAATCAGCTCCACTAGAGACGGAAGTTGTTACTGCAGACATCCAAGTCGGCGATAACTTCGATGAAGTACGTGTCTATGTGAACGGGGACGAAGTGTTCTTCAACGAACTTTCTGAGCCATACGAGTTGAAAAACTACTCTGAAACAGTTGAAGTGGAACTTCCATTAACAGAAGGCGTCAATGAATTCGAAATCAAGGTAGTGGATGTTGTCGGTCTTGAAACAGTAGAAAACGTGACTGTGAAACAATCAGCAGACCACGGTGTTACTGTAATTGACGTAGAAGACATTCAAGATCAATTAGAAGATGGTTCTGGTTATGTATCATTGAACCTTGACGATCTTACAGACGGCGAGACAACGACAGTTGAATTGACGAGAGAAGCAGTTCAAGCAATGGTAGATGCAGGCTATTCATTCGAATTGATCTACGGTGAAGGCGCAAGCTACTTCTACTCTTACGAAACTCTTGAAGCATGGTTAGCAGCAGACGCTGAGCGTTATGTGATCTCTGTAACGAAAAACGGCTTCATCGATGCTTCAAATGAAGTGGCTACGAAACTAGCAGGCGACTACACACTTGAAGTAGGTCTGAAAAATGGAAGCGAAGTTACTCCAGTTACAGATCTGGCAGGTATGGTCTATGTCATGCTAACACTTGATAAAGAAGTAAATGATTCACGCAAAGCAGCAGCTTACCACATTGCTGATAACTTAGCACAAACGTATTCTGGCGGATTTGTCTTCGAAGATATCATTATCTTCCTAGCTAAGAAAACAGGTACGTACACAGCTTATGAGAAAAACGTAACGTTCCCAGACATCTCAACTCACTGGAGTAAAGACTATGTGGAAGTGTTAGCATCACGTACAATCATCGCTGGTAAAACAGATGTATCTTTCGCACCGAATGACAATGTGACACGTCAAGAGTTCGCAGTATTAGTCTCTCGTTCACTAAGCTTGCCATTAGGTGAGTACGAAGGTACATTCACAGACGTAACAGAAGCAAACGCTTGGAGCTACCAGCATATCGAAGCAGCATACGAAGCAGGTATCATCAGCGGGCGCACAGATACAACGTTTGACCCAACTGCTCAGATCACTCGTCAAGAAATGGCGTCTATGATCGTTCGTGCAGCTGAATACCAATTCCCAGGATTCTTAGAAGAGTTTGACACTCGTCACAAATTCGTAGATGATGCAGAAATTGCTGACTGGGCTAAAGAGCATGTGAAAATCGCATACGATGCAGGAATCATCAACGGTCGTCCAGATAACTCATTCGACCCACGTGCAAATGCAACGCGTGCAGAATCAGCAACTATGCTGTATATGCTTCTTACAACTTTAGGCGAATTTTAA
- a CDS encoding S-layer homology domain-containing protein, with the protein MKFSTKKVTKAALVAAIATSAFATSASADGHSFSDVPQTNVHYDNILNLSGRDIVSGYPDGTYRPANHLTRAEAAVILSNALMLDTTDYEDPEFSDLKEGAWYYDEVAALTELGILNGYGNGKFGPNDKLTRAQMASILTFAYNLYAPATTQIPFNDVPTTSWYFSFVQNLYFYDVTAGTTATTYSPNAFVRRDAMASFVVNAEEADTELKVDTALQVGVEDFNDQTRLPIKTSFDQDLNEVNVTVYNTDLQIKDIMDTNLFMMIPYYDLYSATVSGSSVELSEASPSEARAAIISALGLTEESDMNELAGKTLVFSLEDYWGNAFQYTFTFSGF; encoded by the coding sequence GTGAAATTTTCTACGAAAAAAGTCACAAAGGCAGCTTTAGTAGCAGCTATTGCGACATCGGCATTCGCTACATCGGCATCAGCTGATGGCCACTCATTCAGCGACGTTCCACAAACAAACGTTCACTATGACAATATCTTAAACCTTTCAGGTCGCGATATCGTCTCTGGTTACCCAGATGGTACATACCGTCCAGCTAACCACCTAACACGTGCTGAGGCAGCTGTGATTCTTTCTAACGCTTTAATGTTAGATACAACTGACTACGAAGATCCAGAATTCTCGGATCTTAAAGAAGGCGCTTGGTATTATGATGAAGTAGCAGCACTAACAGAACTAGGTATTCTTAACGGATACGGCAACGGCAAATTTGGTCCTAACGACAAATTGACACGTGCTCAAATGGCTTCAATCTTAACATTTGCTTACAATCTGTATGCACCAGCAACTACTCAAATTCCATTCAATGACGTTCCAACAACTAGCTGGTACTTCTCTTTCGTACAGAACTTGTACTTCTATGATGTAACTGCTGGTACAACAGCTACAACTTACTCACCAAACGCATTCGTTCGTCGTGATGCTATGGCTTCATTCGTTGTAAATGCTGAAGAGGCTGACACTGAGTTGAAAGTTGACACTGCTCTTCAAGTAGGAGTAGAAGATTTCAATGATCAAACTCGTCTTCCAATCAAGACTTCATTTGATCAAGATTTAAATGAAGTAAACGTAACTGTTTACAACACAGATTTACAAATTAAAGACATCATGGACACTAACCTATTCATGATGATCCCTTACTATGATTTATACTCTGCAACTGTTTCTGGTTCAAGTGTAGAATTATCTGAAGCTTCTCCAAGCGAAGCTCGTGCAGCAATTATCTCTGCACTTGGTTTAACTGAAGAATCAGATATGAATGAACTTGCTGGGAAAACATTAGTATTCTCACTTGAAGATTATTGGGGCAATGCGTTCCAATACACATTCACTTTCTCAGGATTCTAA
- a CDS encoding S-layer homology domain-containing protein translates to MNISSKKITQAALAAALATGVFATTASANGATFSDIPEANVHYDNIYNLANRSVITGYPDGTYQPARQLTRAEAAVILTNALDLDTSFVENPGFPDVKKGAWYYEEIAILAEYGIMNGHTNGKFGPNDKLTRAQMASILTAAYYLYPANFVETPFTDVVEGSWYDDYVQALYHFGVTSGVSKTKFAPNDFVRRDAMASFVVNSENVSEEAKSEEWMLMLAEMYNDNRYNPMKASVDTKTNTITVTIAPTTRQADLINTTELFYSIIPFYDFAFASVKGSNYDLSWEDYEEATREIFKSLGVSDAADLNEVGGKSVTFTFEGWNGEMFEYTVVFKNQ, encoded by the coding sequence TTGAACATTTCATCAAAGAAGATCACACAAGCAGCTCTAGCAGCCGCATTAGCAACAGGGGTATTCGCAACAACAGCATCAGCAAACGGAGCAACTTTCTCAGACATTCCAGAAGCAAACGTTCATTATGACAACATCTACAACCTGGCAAACCGCAGCGTCATCACAGGTTATCCAGACGGTACATACCAACCTGCTCGCCAACTGACACGTGCAGAAGCAGCCGTTATCTTAACGAACGCTTTAGATCTTGACACTTCTTTCGTGGAGAACCCTGGTTTCCCGGATGTGAAAAAAGGAGCTTGGTATTACGAGGAAATCGCGATCTTAGCGGAATACGGTATCATGAACGGGCACACCAATGGTAAATTTGGTCCTAACGACAAATTAACGCGCGCTCAAATGGCATCAATTCTAACAGCAGCTTACTACCTATATCCTGCAAACTTCGTGGAAACACCATTCACGGACGTAGTGGAAGGCTCTTGGTACGATGACTATGTACAAGCACTTTACCACTTCGGCGTAACATCTGGCGTTTCAAAAACAAAGTTCGCACCAAACGACTTTGTTCGTCGTGACGCAATGGCGTCATTCGTTGTGAATTCTGAAAATGTTTCAGAAGAAGCGAAGTCAGAAGAGTGGATGTTAATGCTTGCAGAAATGTACAACGACAACAGATACAACCCAATGAAGGCTTCAGTTGATACAAAAACTAACACAATTACAGTTACTATTGCACCTACTACGCGTCAAGCGGACTTGATTAACACGACGGAATTGTTCTACTCCATCATTCCGTTCTATGATTTCGCTTTCGCATCAGTAAAAGGGTCAAATTATGATCTATCTTGGGAAGATTATGAAGAAGCAACTCGAGAAATCTTCAAATCACTTGGTGTCAGCGATGCAGCTGATCTCAATGAGGTTGGAGGAAAATCTGTAACGTTCACGTTTGAAGGCTGGAACGGTGAAATGTTCGAATACACAGTAGTTTTCAAAAACCAATAA
- a CDS encoding Wzz/FepE/Etk N-terminal domain-containing protein — protein sequence MEETISLQELFQVLKKRIWMILSLMILGIATAAIISYFFMTPVYQAEAQILVNKNESSMEVPQYTSQDIQTNLQLINTYNVIMKTPAILSIVIERLDLDTTPAALSNAITVNSAQDSQVINLVVQDTEHFRAVDIANTTAQVFQEEIVDLMNVNNVNILSPAEHNEDPAPIKPNPELNMAIAAVVGLMLGVGIAFLLEYLDTTVKTEQDIEELLDLPILGLISPIPEVEVDPSAMQSRRKKV from the coding sequence ATGGAAGAAACCATCAGCTTGCAAGAATTGTTCCAGGTTCTGAAGAAACGTATCTGGATGATTCTTTCACTAATGATCCTCGGCATAGCAACAGCCGCTATCATCAGTTATTTCTTTATGACACCTGTTTACCAAGCCGAAGCCCAAATCCTCGTGAATAAGAATGAATCCTCAATGGAAGTACCTCAGTACACCTCTCAGGACATTCAAACCAACTTGCAATTGATTAATACATATAACGTCATTATGAAGACACCTGCAATTCTATCGATTGTTATCGAACGTCTAGACCTCGATACAACACCTGCAGCTTTGAGTAATGCGATTACCGTAAACAGCGCGCAAGACTCACAGGTCATTAACCTGGTCGTACAAGACACAGAACATTTCCGGGCAGTCGATATTGCCAACACAACAGCGCAAGTGTTCCAAGAAGAGATTGTGGACTTGATGAATGTTAATAATGTCAATATCTTGTCACCAGCTGAACATAATGAAGACCCAGCTCCAATCAAACCAAATCCAGAACTAAATATGGCAATTGCCGCAGTGGTTGGTTTAATGCTTGGTGTGGGTATCGCATTCTTGCTTGAATACTTAGATACAACAGTGAAGACAGAACAAGACATCGAAGAACTTCTTGATTTGCCAATCCTGGGCTTGATCAGTCCGATTCCAGAAGTTGAAGTCGATCCATCTGCAATGCAGTCTCGTAGGAAGAAGGTGTAA
- a CDS encoding S-layer homology domain-containing protein, whose protein sequence is MKISMKKLTKVALATALLTSAAATTAAANGAEFSDVPKTNVHYENIYNLTDRSILKGYPDGTYQPEQQLTRAEAAVILANALKLDSLDAPRAFFSDVKRGSWYFEEVSLLAKHDLITGYENGKFGPNDKLTRAQMATILANAYDLFSASDLELPFTDVVEGSWYDEYVQGMYRFDVTAGTTPTKFAPNDFVRRDEMASFVVNSEKVSEEEKMEEWMAYNVEYFNALEGNDLTVVANTETNIINVTIAPTDRNFENSTVYDFFYLFLPMEEKVEGMYIKGNDLNFADPNTEEFFYFEMLDMMNLDFVSDINGLHGKYITLVFEGMYGEKFEYTITFRNE, encoded by the coding sequence ATGAAAATTTCAATGAAGAAACTAACAAAAGTAGCACTAGCTACAGCACTACTAACAAGCGCAGCAGCAACAACAGCCGCTGCTAATGGCGCGGAATTCTCAGACGTACCGAAAACCAATGTTCACTATGAAAACATTTACAACCTAACAGATCGCTCTATACTGAAAGGCTATCCAGATGGCACCTATCAACCCGAGCAACAGTTAACACGTGCAGAAGCAGCAGTCATCTTGGCTAACGCACTAAAACTGGATTCTTTAGATGCACCACGCGCTTTTTTCTCGGATGTGAAGAGAGGCTCTTGGTACTTTGAAGAAGTATCGCTTCTAGCTAAACATGATCTCATCACTGGCTACGAAAATGGCAAATTTGGACCGAATGATAAACTAACGCGTGCTCAAATGGCTACGATTTTAGCGAACGCCTACGATCTCTTTTCAGCATCAGACTTAGAGCTACCCTTTACAGATGTGGTGGAAGGTTCTTGGTACGATGAGTATGTGCAAGGAATGTACCGATTTGATGTGACAGCCGGCACCACACCTACGAAATTTGCACCAAACGACTTTGTCCGTCGTGACGAAATGGCTTCTTTCGTTGTGAACTCGGAAAAAGTGTCTGAAGAGGAGAAAATGGAAGAGTGGATGGCCTACAACGTCGAGTACTTCAATGCACTTGAAGGAAATGACCTTACAGTAGTGGCGAATACAGAAACCAACATCATCAACGTAACCATAGCACCGACGGATAGAAACTTTGAAAACTCTACCGTCTATGATTTCTTCTATTTGTTCTTGCCGATGGAAGAAAAGGTGGAAGGCATGTATATCAAAGGGAATGATTTGAATTTTGCTGACCCGAACACTGAAGAGTTCTTCTATTTCGAAATGTTGGACATGATGAACTTAGATTTTGTGAGTGATATCAATGGATTACATGGCAAGTACATCACGCTTGTTTTCGAGGGAATGTATGGTGAAAAGTTTGAGTACACGATCACTTTCAGAAATGAGTAA